A window from Clupea harengus chromosome 14, Ch_v2.0.2, whole genome shotgun sequence encodes these proteins:
- the nusap1 gene encoding nucleolar and spindle-associated protein 1, producing MDLDTLKYADLRRLAKEVGLKANLKADKLLKALKQHYEQKESNIPKNENEVKETASDEDNSDSAQNVPVQEPAGFVTKRRGRGQKTKRKHDDIAESDPKLSPCPVQSDGILDKPEEEIRNSKRRKTYLMKNTEAVAPVMAENEPEKLLEPTSDKIDTETSVPGEEKPLNRPAGKIPRLIGLTKTKLVLKPTTPNFKKLHEAHFNKMESIDAYVQRKHQQVDSFRNSVKELKTLSEKTNLKSVMTKINPKPADGKIRAKPKVNRSSLFSPAAQKKKPVPDKRRVTPLSASKPALKGSTVFKPTVISSTKINVRFSQTTQDNEHKRSLIKTPARMSTHVTLTSTPAKKSTTVGKTGANTSVISSNRTPGTTAFVFSGDTIDTPQANKSAFDLKASLSRPLTYKPYTGKLKPFGETQNTLNKSQTAPSVPSHQKNYKQHQVQTRENRRVKHTEDRKQKKEKMLGARRGLNVT from the exons ATGGATTTGGATACTTTAAAGTATGCCGACTTGCGGCGACTTGCTAAAGAAGTTGGACTCAAAGCTAATTTGAAG GCAGATAAGCTCCTGAAGGCCTTGAAACAACATTATGAACAGAAGGAGAGTAACATCCCAAAAAAT GAGAATGAGGTTAAGGAGACGGCCTCCGATGAGGACAACAGTGATTCTGCCCAGAATGTCCCAGTGCAGGAACCAGCTGGTTTTGTGACAAAACGTAGGGGCAGAGGGCAGAAGACCAAAAGGAAGCATGATGATATTGCAGAATCCGATCCAAAATTATCACCATGCCCTGTGCAG AGTGATGGAATACTGGATAAACCCGAAGAGGAGATACGAAACTCCAAGAGAAGGAAGACTTACTTGATGAAAAATACGGAGGCAGTGGCTCCTGTGATGGCAGAGAACGAGCCAGAGAAACTACTTGAGCCCACAAGCGACAAGATTGATACAGAAACATCTGTGCCGG gagaggagaagcctTTGAACAGACCTGCTGGCAAAATCCCTCGTCTTATTGGACTCACAAAGACCAAGCTGGTCTTAAAGCCAACCACACCAA ACTTCAAGAAATTGCACGAGGCTCATTTTAACAAAATGGAGTCCATTGACGCCTATGTCCAAAGGAAGCACCAGCAAGTTGATTCTTTTAGGAACTCAGTGAAGGAACTGAAG ACGCTCTCTGAGAAAACCAACCTGAAGTCTGTGATGACGAAAATTAACCCCAAACCAGCGGATGGCAAGATTCGGGCT AAGCCGAAGGTGAACAGAAGTTCCCTGTTCAGCCCTGCTGCCCAGAAGAAGAAGCCAGTCCCAGACAAGCGAAGAGTCACTCCGCTCTCCGCCAGCAAGCCTGCCCTGAAAGGCAGCACTGTCTTCAAACCCACAGTCATCTCCAGTACCAAGATCAACGTCAG GTTTTCCCAAACTACCCAGGACAACGAGCATAAGCGCTCCCTCATAAAGACTCCAGCTCGTATGTCCACTCACGTGACTCTCACGTCAACCCCGGCAAAGAAATCCACCACTGTGGGAAAGACTGGAGCAAACACTTCTGTCATCAGTAGCAACAGAACTCCAG GAACCACAGCGTTTGTGTTCAGCGGAGACACAATAGATACTCCACAGGCAAACAAGAGCGCCTTTGACCTGAAGGCCAGTCTGTCTCGACCCCTCACCTACAAACCATACACAG GAAAACTCAAGCCATTTGGAGAAACTCAGAACACCCTCAACAAGTCTCAGACAGCTCCGTCAGTTCCGTCCCACCAGAAGAATTACAAACAGCACCAAGTACAGACAAG GGAGAACCGGCgagtgaaacacacagaagaccGGAagcagaagaaggagaagatgcTGGGAGCCAGAAGAGGCTTAAACGTGACTTAA
- the ndufaf1 gene encoding complex I intermediate-associated protein 30, mitochondrial, which translates to MAMPRTGSLLSARLLGTFPKQLVWASASPWSVILRNHQSGYRRPGQPKDKRWLWQRINFDFSKGVDSVEKHLGLLKDEFLQRWVGPEGKPLVEHMLEQTRVMWEFRGPPSLNQWIVSSDQEIGGRSEIYLKLSRNNTTALLYGTLCSVPPRDGETRYSGYISMRSRQPRGLLDRKKPHDLSSFNTLHLRIRGDGRPWMINIGSEGYFSHQQDDMYSYFLYTRGGPYWQDVKIPFSKFFMSSRGRIQDIQHGLFLDKMNTIGFTLGDKADGPFQLEIDFIGVCNDPTHTEEFAYEIYKRNPEV; encoded by the exons ATGGCGATGCCAAGAACTGGATCCCTTTTGTCTGCCCGACTGCTAGGGACATTTCCTAAACAACTCGTCTGGGCGTCTGCTTCCCCTTGGTCTGTGATATTGAGGAATCATCAAAGCGGATATCGGCGACCTGGTCAGCCCAAGGACAAAAGATGGCTATGGCAAAGGATTAATTTCGACTTCTCTAAGGGGGTAGATTCAGTGGAGAAACACCTGGGACTGTTAAAAGATGAGTTTCTGCAGCGCTGGGTCGGTCCCGAAGGCAAGCCTCTTGTTGAGCACATGCTGGAACAGACACGGGTGATGTGGGAATTTCGTGGCCCACCCAGTTTGAATCAGTGGATTGTCTCCTCTGATCAGGAGATTGGTGGTCGCAGTGAGATATACCTGAAACTGAGCAGAAACAATACCACCGCTCTGCTATACGGCACGCTATGCTCTGTCCCGCCAAGGGATGGAGAAACTCGATACAGTGGATACATCTCGATGCGCTCACGGCAGCCTCGT GGTTTGCTTGACAGGAAGAAACCCCATGACCTGTCCAGCTTTAACACGTTACACCTGCGCATACGTGGTGACGGGCGACCTTGGATGATAAACATTGGATCAGAAGGCTACTTCTCCCATCAGCAAGATGACATGTACAGTTATTTCCTATACACACGGGGTGGCCCATACTGGCAAGATGTCAAG ATCCCGTTTTCGAAGTTTTTTATGTCCAGTCGAGGAAGAATACAGGATATTCAGCATGGTCTTTTCTTAGACAAG ATGAACACCATTGGATTTACACTGGGGGACAAAGCAGATGGACCATTCCAGCTTGAGATTGATTTCATTGGAGTGTGTAATGACCCTACCCACACTGAGGAGTTTGCTTATGAGATTTATAAGAGAAATCCAGAGGTGTGA